One Halobacterium wangiae genomic window, ACGTTCGGCGTCACGCTCGTCATCGACGAACTGGCGCGCATCGTCGTGTTGTTCTACGGCGTCCAGCCGACCGCGGACTGGCGGACAGCGACCCAGACGAAGCCCGTGTCGATGGGCGAGTCACTCGACGTGCTTGGCGCCTCCGTCGGGAACCTCGAACTGTTCCAGATCGCGTGGGGCGTGCTCACCGTCGCCGCCGTGTGGGCGTTCCTCAACCGGACGCGCTACGGGCTCGTCGTGCGCGCGGGCACCGAGGACGACGAGATGGCAGCCGCGCTCGGCATCGACGTCCGGCGGGTGTTCACCGTCGTCTTCGCGCTCGGCGCCGCCCTCGCCGGCGTCGCCGGCGCGCTGTTGATGTGGGACTCCGTCTGGGGTGCGAGCGTCCCGCTCGCCTCCGAGACGCTGCTCCCGGCGTTCGTCGTCGTCATCGTCGGCGGCCTCGGGTCGTTCCGGGGCTCGGTCCTGGCGGCGCTGCTCGTCGGCATGGTCGACGCCGTGATGACCCACGTCTTCGACCTGGGCATCGTCACGTTCTCCGGGCTCTCGGAGCTCACCATCTTCCTCATCCTCGTCGGCGTGCTCGTCGTGCGACCGCAGGGGATCTCGGGACTAGCGGAGGTGGGGGGCCATTAGCACCGAGACGGTCGGTCGCGAGGACGCGGCCGACACGGAGACCAGCTGGGTGCGCCAGTACGCCCGCGACCACGTCGCCCACCTGCTCGTGGTCGCGTTCTTCGGTATCTACCCGCTGATCTACTCGTTCTTCGGCGGCGTCGCCGAGTTCGAGGCGTTCCTCCCACGGACGGAGACGATGATCGCCGTCTTCTACTTCGGGCTGTTCGCGATGAGCTTCGACTTCATCAGCGGCTACACGGGCTACCTCTCCTTCGGGCACGCCGCGTTCTACGGCACCGGCGGCTACTTCGTCGTGCTCGTCGCGAGCGGGAAGATTCCGCTGCTCCCCGCGGGCACGCCGTTCATGGTGAGTCTGCTGCTCGCCGGCGTGCTCGCCGCGCTGCTCGCGGTGCTCATCGGGACCGTGTCGTTCCGGCTCTCCGGGGTCTACTTCGCGATGATCACGCTGGGCTTCGCGCAGGTGCTGTACGTCCTGATGCGGGACTGGGACTACCTCGGGTCGAACCCCCGGGACGGCGTCTCCGTGAGCAACGACCTCCACCCCGAGGGCTTCGAGATCGGGGTGCCGTTCGTCGACCAGCTCAGCTTCGCCATCGGGCCGCTGCGTGGCGACGAACTCGAACTCCTCTTCCTCGACTTCGGCGCCACCGAGGTGTCCTACTACATGGTCGGTGTCGTGGTGCTGGTCTGCTACCTCGCGATGCAGCGGATGGTTCACTCGCCGTTCGGGCGCGTGCTCGTCGCCATCCGCGAGAACGAGGAGCGCGCCCGTGCGGTCGGCTACGACACGTTCCGGTACAAGCTCGCGGCGTTCGCCGCCAGCGGCTTCTTCGCTGGCATCGCGGGCGGCCTGTTCGCGGGCTACCGACGGTCGGTGACCCCGGACAACTCGCTGTACTTCCTCGTCAGCGGTGACGCGCTGCTGGCCTCGATCATCGGCGGGTTCGGCACGCTCGCGGGACCGCTGTACGGGCGCCTGTTCGACCGCACCGTCCGCGAGTTCCTCTCGAAGACGGGCGGTGGCGGCGGGCTGCTACCACTGCTGCGGGAGTACGTTCCCACGAGCGTCCTCGACACCCCGGTCCTGAACGGGATGACCGTCGGGCAGGGAATCGAGACGTTCCTGAACGGGCACGCCGCGCTGTACCTCGGCGTCGTCTTCGTGGTG contains:
- a CDS encoding branched-chain amino acid ABC transporter permease, with product MIAVFYFGLFAMSFDFISGYTGYLSFGHAAFYGTGGYFVVLVASGKIPLLPAGTPFMVSLLLAGVLAALLAVLIGTVSFRLSGVYFAMITLGFAQVLYVLMRDWDYLGSNPRDGVSVSNDLHPEGFEIGVPFVDQLSFAIGPLRGDELELLFLDFGATEVSYYMVGVVVLVCYLAMQRMVHSPFGRVLVAIRENEERARAVGYDTFRYKLAAFAASGFFAGIAGGLFAGYRRSVTPDNSLYFLVSGDALLASIIGGFGTLAGPLYGRLFDRTVREFLSKTGGGGGLLPLLREYVPTSVLDTPVLNGMTVGQGIETFLNGHAALYLGVVFVVFVLYVPGGLLGSVRDRLGGTVAKRLPDYLANLRR
- a CDS encoding branched-chain amino acid ABC transporter permease gives rise to the protein MTGLPVAAFTDPTTLFELFVSGLAKASLYAMMALGLTLIFGLLGVLNFAHGSLTMLGAYLAGVVMVTFTGSAPALLLFLVAAIVAGVFVGGVGAAMEVGLIRRLYDRPPIYQILLTFGVTLVIDELARIVVLFYGVQPTADWRTATQTKPVSMGESLDVLGASVGNLELFQIAWGVLTVAAVWAFLNRTRYGLVVRAGTEDDEMAAALGIDVRRVFTVVFALGAALAGVAGALLMWDSVWGASVPLASETLLPAFVVVIVGGLGSFRGSVLAALLVGMVDAVMTHVFDLGIVTFSGLSELTIFLILVGVLVVRPQGISGLAEVGGH